Proteins encoded in a region of the Massilia sp. UMI-21 genome:
- a CDS encoding winged helix-turn-helix transcriptional regulator has translation MTELPKKEQLYELIRANPFISQQDLATQLGLSRSAVANYIATLVRERRILGRAYVLPDRRPVLCIGASNLDRKLRSIGQLVLGSSNPASQDESFGGVARNIAENLARLGTPTALITAVGNDASGRALLAHAEQAGIDTRGALRLDGMSSGTYTAVLDQHGEMVVALADMALNDRLTPDFLATREHQRAGAALVVADLNLPHDTIAALLDDAARDGVPLVLVAVSVPKMARLPQQLRGLRLLILNEGELAARVGRTLDSEAAIGAACLELQRQGVQDLVVTRGAQGVMYTASSGLVRLDAPPVEIVDVTGAGDAFAAAVCWSLHGAGEDADLGLACRRGLRLSATTIACAQTVCATLAAGHLDPLNETVLD, from the coding sequence GTGACCGAGCTGCCCAAAAAAGAACAGTTGTATGAGCTGATCCGCGCGAATCCCTTCATTTCGCAGCAGGACCTTGCCACCCAACTGGGGCTGTCGCGCTCGGCCGTGGCCAATTACATCGCCACCCTGGTGCGCGAACGCCGCATCCTGGGACGGGCCTACGTGCTGCCCGACCGGCGCCCGGTGCTGTGCATCGGCGCCTCGAACCTGGACCGCAAGCTGCGCAGCATCGGCCAGCTGGTGCTCGGCAGCTCCAACCCGGCCTCGCAGGACGAATCCTTCGGCGGCGTGGCCCGCAACATCGCCGAGAACCTGGCCCGCCTGGGGACGCCCACGGCCCTGATCACGGCGGTCGGCAACGACGCCTCCGGCCGCGCCCTGCTCGCCCATGCCGAACAGGCCGGCATCGACACGCGCGGCGCGCTGCGCCTGGATGGCATGAGCAGCGGCACCTACACCGCGGTGCTGGACCAGCACGGCGAGATGGTGGTGGCGCTGGCCGACATGGCCCTCAACGACAGGCTCACGCCGGACTTCCTCGCCACCCGGGAGCATCAGCGCGCCGGCGCCGCCCTGGTGGTGGCCGACCTGAACCTGCCCCACGATACGATCGCCGCCCTGCTCGACGATGCGGCGCGCGACGGCGTCCCGCTGGTGCTGGTGGCGGTCTCGGTGCCGAAGATGGCGCGCCTGCCGCAGCAGTTGCGCGGCCTGCGCCTGCTGATCCTGAACGAAGGCGAGCTGGCCGCGCGCGTCGGGCGCACGCTCGACAGCGAGGCCGCCATCGGCGCCGCCTGTCTCGAACTGCAGCGGCAGGGTGTGCAGGACCTGGTCGTCACGCGCGGGGCGCAGGGCGTCATGTACACCGCTTCCTCGGGCCTGGTGCGCCTGGACGCGCCGCCGGTCGAGATCGTCGACGTCACCGGCGCGGGCGACGCCTTTGCGGCCGCCGTCTGCTGGTCGCTGCACGGCGCCGGCGAGGACGCCGACCTCGGCCTCGCCTGCCGCCGCGGGCTGCGGCTCTCCGCCACCACCATCGCCTGCGCGCAGACCGTCTGCGCCACCCTCGCAGCCGGCCACCTGGACCCGCTCAACGAAACCGTACTGGACTAA
- a CDS encoding pseudouridine-5'-phosphate glycosidase, whose translation MQSFLLFSPEVTSARAAGKPVVALESTIISHGMPYPQNVRTAREVEQIIRDAGAVPATIAIIDGKICVGLSDQQLELLGSSPDAMKVSRRDLAYVLSQKRLGATTVAATMICAQLAGIEVFVTGGIGGVHRGAETSFDISADLQELSRTSVAVVCAGVKSILDIGLTLEYLETQGVPVLSVGQPGFPAFFTRESGFQADFQLDTPAEQASFIRTKWQLGLQGGVVVSNPVPPDAAMPAAEIDAIIAQALGEADAQGVKGKAVTPFLLARIKELTQGRSLATNIALVKHNALVGARLAVALGANPAA comes from the coding sequence ATGCAATCCTTCCTCCTGTTCTCGCCCGAAGTCACCAGCGCGCGCGCCGCCGGCAAGCCCGTCGTCGCGCTCGAATCGACCATCATCTCGCACGGCATGCCCTATCCGCAGAACGTGCGCACCGCGCGCGAGGTGGAGCAGATCATCCGCGACGCCGGCGCCGTGCCGGCCACGATCGCCATCATCGACGGCAAGATCTGCGTCGGCCTGTCGGACCAGCAGCTCGAGCTGCTGGGTTCCTCTCCCGACGCGATGAAAGTCAGCCGCCGCGACCTGGCCTACGTGCTGTCGCAGAAGCGCCTGGGCGCCACCACCGTGGCCGCGACCATGATCTGCGCGCAACTGGCCGGCATCGAAGTGTTCGTCACCGGCGGCATCGGCGGCGTGCACCGCGGCGCCGAGACCAGCTTCGACATCTCGGCCGACCTGCAGGAGCTCAGCCGGACCAGCGTGGCGGTGGTGTGCGCCGGCGTGAAGTCGATCCTGGACATCGGCCTGACCCTCGAATACCTGGAAACCCAGGGCGTGCCGGTACTGAGCGTCGGCCAGCCGGGCTTCCCGGCCTTCTTTACCCGCGAGAGCGGCTTCCAGGCCGACTTCCAGCTCGACACGCCTGCGGAACAAGCCTCCTTCATCCGCACCAAGTGGCAGCTCGGCCTGCAAGGGGGCGTGGTGGTGAGCAATCCGGTGCCGCCGGACGCCGCGATGCCGGCCGCGGAAATCGACGCCATCATCGCCCAGGCCCTGGGCGAAGCCGATGCGCAGGGCGTCAAGGGCAAGGCGGTAACCCCCTTCCTGCTGGCCCGCATCAAGGAACTGACGCAGGGACGCAGCCTGGCGACCAACATCGCCCTGGTCAAGCACAACGCGCTGGTCGGCGCACGCCTGGCCGTGGCGCTCGGCGCCAATCCGGCCGCCTGA
- a CDS encoding phosphopentomutase yields the protein MSRAFILLLDSFGLGALPDADKYGDLGANTFGHIAEWAAKEGKPMALPNLERLGLAAAAHKASGEWAAGFGLREGFSGAWGAAREQSTGKDTQSGHWEIAGVPVLFDWGYFPKTVPSFPQELTDKLQALTGVPGWLGNCHASGTTIINELGDEHVATGKPILYTSADSVLQIAAHEEHFGLERLYEVCEAAYELVKPYNIGRVIARPFTGANGDYKRTSNRHDYAVPPTAPTLLDHVKDAGGEVIALGKISDIFAAQGVTQLIKGADNMALFDRLLEVADSAPAKSLTFVNFVDFDMHFGHRRDVAGYANALHELDARLPEFVAKLQDGDLVVITADHGCDPTAPGSDHTREHIPMIFFGPNVAPQELPTANTFSDIGATLAKHLGVKPLSNGTALL from the coding sequence ATGTCACGCGCATTCATCCTCCTGCTTGACTCGTTCGGCCTGGGCGCCTTGCCCGATGCCGACAAGTACGGCGATCTAGGTGCCAACACCTTCGGCCACATTGCAGAATGGGCCGCGAAAGAAGGCAAGCCGATGGCGCTGCCGAATCTCGAACGACTCGGCCTGGCCGCCGCCGCGCACAAGGCCAGCGGCGAATGGGCCGCGGGCTTCGGCCTGCGCGAGGGTTTCAGCGGCGCCTGGGGCGCCGCCCGCGAGCAGTCGACCGGCAAGGACACGCAGAGCGGTCACTGGGAGATCGCCGGCGTGCCGGTGCTGTTCGACTGGGGCTACTTCCCGAAGACCGTGCCGTCCTTCCCGCAAGAGTTGACCGACAAGCTGCAGGCCTTGACCGGCGTGCCGGGCTGGCTCGGCAACTGCCACGCTTCGGGCACCACCATCATCAACGAGCTGGGCGACGAGCACGTGGCGACCGGCAAACCGATCCTGTACACCTCGGCCGACTCGGTGCTGCAGATCGCCGCGCACGAAGAGCACTTCGGCCTCGAGCGCCTGTACGAAGTCTGCGAAGCCGCGTATGAACTGGTCAAGCCCTACAACATCGGCCGCGTGATCGCGCGTCCGTTCACGGGCGCGAACGGCGACTACAAGCGCACCAGCAACCGCCACGACTACGCCGTGCCGCCCACCGCGCCGACCCTGCTCGACCACGTCAAGGACGCGGGCGGCGAAGTGATCGCGCTGGGCAAGATCAGCGACATCTTCGCGGCCCAGGGCGTGACCCAGCTGATCAAGGGCGCCGACAACATGGCCCTGTTCGACCGCCTGCTCGAAGTGGCCGACAGCGCGCCCGCGAAGTCGCTCACGTTCGTCAACTTCGTCGACTTCGACATGCACTTCGGCCACCGCCGCGACGTCGCCGGCTATGCGAATGCGCTGCACGAACTCGATGCGCGCCTGCCCGAATTCGTGGCCAAGCTGCAGGATGGCGACCTGGTCGTCATCACCGCCGACCATGGCTGCGACCCGACCGCGCCGGGCTCGGACCACACCCGCGAGCACATCCCGATGATCTTCTTCGGTCCGAACGTCGCCCCGCAGGAACTGCCGACCGCAAATACCTTCTCCGACATCGGCGCAACGCTCGCCAAGCACCTTGGCGTCAAACCACTTTCGAACGGAACCGCACTGCTATGA
- the deoC gene encoding deoxyribose-phosphate aldolase, with protein MTQPLDFKRNTAVGLDLGLVKHVKVNRNAADRRAASLANRRTVKKEYQAAWLVRAVECMDLTTLGGDDTPGRVERLCMKAMRPLRADLMQALGLESLTTGAVCVYHEMIAPAVNILQGRLPIAAVSTAFPAGLSSLETKLREIELSVAAGATEIDIVITRQHVLTGNWQALYDEMLAYRQACGEAHVKAILATGDIVTLDNVAKASMVCMMAGADFIKTSTGKEGVNATIPVSLVMTRAIRDYYEQTGFQVGYKPAGGVSTAKAALQYLTVMKEELGNDWLQPHLFRIGASSLMTDIERQLEHYVTGNYSAAHRHAQP; from the coding sequence ATGACCCAGCCCCTGGATTTCAAACGTAACACCGCCGTCGGCCTCGACCTCGGCCTGGTCAAGCACGTCAAGGTGAACCGCAACGCGGCCGACCGCCGCGCCGCCAGCCTGGCGAACCGCCGCACCGTCAAGAAGGAATACCAGGCCGCCTGGCTGGTCCGCGCGGTCGAGTGCATGGACCTGACCACCCTGGGCGGCGACGACACCCCGGGCCGCGTCGAGCGCCTGTGCATGAAGGCGATGCGCCCGCTGCGCGCCGACCTGATGCAGGCCCTCGGCCTGGAATCGCTCACCACCGGCGCGGTCTGCGTGTACCACGAGATGATCGCGCCGGCCGTGAACATCCTGCAGGGCCGCCTGCCGATCGCCGCGGTGTCGACCGCGTTCCCGGCCGGCCTGTCGAGCCTGGAAACCAAGCTGCGCGAGATCGAACTGAGCGTCGCCGCCGGCGCCACCGAAATCGACATCGTGATCACCCGCCAGCACGTATTGACTGGCAACTGGCAAGCCCTGTACGACGAGATGCTGGCTTACCGCCAGGCTTGCGGCGAGGCGCACGTGAAGGCGATCCTGGCCACCGGCGACATCGTCACCCTGGACAACGTGGCCAAGGCCTCGATGGTCTGCATGATGGCCGGCGCCGATTTCATCAAGACCTCGACCGGCAAGGAAGGCGTCAACGCCACCATTCCGGTGTCGCTGGTGATGACCCGCGCGATCCGCGACTACTACGAGCAGACCGGCTTCCAGGTCGGCTACAAGCCGGCCGGCGGCGTGTCCACCGCCAAGGCGGCGCTGCAGTACCTGACCGTGATGAAGGAAGAACTCGGCAACGACTGGCTGCAGCCGCACCTGTTCCGCATCGGCGCGTCGAGCCTGATGACCGACATCGAACGCCAGCTCGAACACTACGTGACCGGCAACTACTCGGCCGCCCATCGCCACGCGCAACCATAA
- the xapA gene encoding xanthosine phosphorylase, whose amino-acid sequence MFSNTPFEAAEVIQARKPGFQPRAALILGSGLGVLAEQMTDAVSISYADLPGFPISTVHGHAGELVLGTLAGVPVVCMKGRGHFYEGYGAAVMTSAVRTFKLIGCEMLLVTNAAGSLRPEVDAGSVVVLTDHINLLPGSPMAGPNDERFGPRFFSMANAYDADLRALIKETAAGKGITLNEGVYLACPGPNFETAAEIRAFKTMGADVVGMSVVPEVISARHCGLKVAGISAITNLAEGLTPFPLSHEQTLKYAAIAAKDLVTLIHSFIERLGASPRGEA is encoded by the coding sequence ATGTTCAGCAATACCCCATTCGAAGCAGCAGAAGTCATCCAGGCCCGCAAACCCGGTTTCCAGCCGCGCGCCGCACTGATCCTGGGCTCGGGCCTGGGTGTGCTGGCCGAGCAGATGACGGATGCGGTCTCGATCAGCTATGCCGACCTGCCGGGCTTCCCGATCAGCACCGTGCACGGCCACGCGGGCGAACTGGTGCTGGGTACCCTGGCCGGCGTGCCGGTGGTGTGCATGAAGGGCCGCGGCCACTTCTACGAAGGCTACGGCGCGGCCGTGATGACGTCCGCGGTGCGCACCTTCAAGCTGATCGGCTGCGAGATGCTGCTGGTGACCAATGCCGCCGGCTCGCTGCGTCCCGAAGTGGATGCGGGCAGCGTCGTGGTCCTGACCGATCACATCAACCTGCTGCCGGGCAGCCCGATGGCCGGCCCGAACGACGAGCGTTTCGGCCCGCGCTTCTTCAGCATGGCCAACGCCTACGACGCCGACCTGCGCGCCCTGATCAAGGAAACCGCGGCAGGCAAGGGCATCACCCTGAACGAAGGCGTGTACCTGGCCTGCCCGGGCCCGAACTTCGAGACCGCCGCCGAGATCCGCGCCTTCAAGACGATGGGCGCCGACGTGGTCGGCATGTCGGTGGTGCCGGAAGTGATCTCGGCGCGCCACTGCGGCCTGAAGGTGGCCGGCATCTCGGCGATTACCAACCTGGCCGAGGGATTGACCCCATTCCCGCTGTCGCACGAACAGACCCTGAAGTACGCCGCGATCGCGGCCAAGGACCTGGTCACCCTGATCCATTCCTTCATCGAGCGCCTGGGTGCAAGCCCACGCGGCGAAGCCTAA